The sequence TCGGACTTTTTGGGACCCTGTTTCAATTCAGCGGGGCCTGGCCGCAGCTTTTAACCGCACAAAAGATTCAATCCATCTGCCGAAAAAAACCGCTGCTAATTGCCATGTTAATCATTCGCATGGCCAGTTGGGGGGTTCTCGGTCTGATTACCTATTTTTACGGTGCCCGGCATCCGGGCTGGATTTTGGCTATTTTTCTGTTGCTGTTGTCGCTTTTCTATTTGGCCGGGGGTGTGGCAGGCATTCCCTTTTTCGATATCATCGCAAAGGCCATTCCCACAAGCCTGCGCGGTCGGTTTTGGGGCATTCGCCAGTTTTTGGGCGGTATTTTGGCCATTGCGGCGGGGTTTGCCGTTAAATGGATTCTGGCGTCGCCGGGGCTGCCGTTCCCGAAAAATTATGCCGTTCTTTTTCTGCTCTCCTTTGTGTTTTTAGGAATTTCCTATCTGGGACTTGGTTCAATTCGGGAACCCAAATACGACAATTGTCCTCCGCCGAAATCCTTTAGTCTTTTTTTAAAAGAGGCCTTTCAAACGCTTCGCGACGATAAAAATTTTGCACAGGCCATTTTTACGGAAATTCTGGCCGGAAGCCTTTTGCTGTCGCTTAGTTTTTACGTGCTTTATGCAAAGAATAGTTTAAAGGTAGAACCCTCCATGGTGGGTCTGTTTATTGCCGTGCAGATGCTGGCGGGGGTCCTATCGAATCTGGTGTGGGGAATGCTGAGCGATAAAATTGGCAACAAAAGCGTCATCCGCGGCGCTCTTTTGTTCCATTTGTCCATTCCTTTTTTTGCCCTGATTTCCGGAGCGGGATGGATGTATTTGCTGGTGTTTTTCGGGATTGGCTTTTATATGAACGGCGCGTCCATCGGCTTTACGAATTTTATGCTGGAAGTGGCCCCGGAAGAAAAACGTCCGCTCTACATCAGCCTCCGGGGAACGCTTGTGGCGGTGGTGTCCTTTTTTCCGCTTTTGGGTGGCATTTTTATTGATCTGTTCTCCTTTCGGGCGGTCTTTGCGGCCGTCCTGGTGATTTCAATTCTTGCCAATATTCTGGCGATTCGGCTCAAA comes from Calditrichota bacterium and encodes:
- a CDS encoding MFS transporter; its protein translation is MTEDKTTNHLSGEADRQLRWNFFMGVIHGVFYKAGMAFSEPNMILPLFLNAFTKSKTLIGLFGTLFQFSGAWPQLLTAQKIQSICRKKPLLIAMLIIRMASWGVLGLITYFYGARHPGWILAIFLLLLSLFYLAGGVAGIPFFDIIAKAIPTSLRGRFWGIRQFLGGILAIAAGFAVKWILASPGLPFPKNYAVLFLLSFVFLGISYLGLGSIREPKYDNCPPPKSFSLFLKEAFQTLRDDKNFAQAIFTEILAGSLLLSLSFYVLYAKNSLKVEPSMVGLFIAVQMLAGVLSNLVWGMLSDKIGNKSVIRGALLFHLSIPFFALISGAGWMYLLVFFGIGFYMNGASIGFTNFMLEVAPEEKRPLYISLRGTLVAVVSFFPLLGGIFIDLFSFRAVFAAVLVISILANILAIRLKEPRQIRSMP